From the Manihot esculenta cultivar AM560-2 chromosome 3, M.esculenta_v8, whole genome shotgun sequence genome, one window contains:
- the LOC110612358 gene encoding uncharacterized protein LOC110612358, which translates to MRGRSLSKQETREGKLKEEPHLSGAYIRCLVKQLTSSRTKDPMNPKDRGCVGDTGFSCQNMTKSGEETQQPQQHKKQVRRRLHTTKPYQQRLLNMAEARREIVAALKFHRASMKQAKEQQQQQDHRQQPSPPVQLSAQPCLEQEGKIKSRRNPRIYPSNTANFSNYLDTLSCTSNFSHAPPPSYPFCWSTSPNLPSTFIDEHLNFPLPNQTLGLNLNFQDFNDLDTTLYQSSNNPSLVYSSSSPSSFSSPSPSLSIITQEIPSVGKSQEGLPPAVSDSTETYGGGGLHQVMDDEEMAEIRSIGEQHQMEWNDTMNWVTSAWWFKFLKTMEPNQEVKTEDDNYHPFDQVIEFPAWLDSNDECLQQQFDDYCIQDY; encoded by the coding sequence atgagggGGAGATCATTATCTAAGCAAGAAACAAGAGAAGGCAAGCTTAAAGAGGAGCCTCATCTCTCTGGTGCTTACATCCGTTGCCTCGTCAAGCAGTTAACTTCCTCAAGAACCAAGGACCCCATGAATCCCAAAGACCGTGGCTGCGTTGGTGATACTGGTTTTTCCTGCCAAAATATGACCAAGTCAGGTGAAGAAACCCAGCAACCCCAGCAGCACAAAAAACAAGTTAGGAGAAGACTCCATACCACTAAGCCTTACCAACAAAGGCTTCTTAATATGGCTGAAGCTAGACGAGAGATTGTTGCTGCTCTTAAGTTCCATAGGGCATCCATGAAACAAGCCAAAgaacagcagcagcagcaagaCCACCGCCAGCAACCATCTCCTCCGGTGCAGCTCTCCGCCCAACCATGCCTTGAACAAGAGGGAAAGATTAAATCTAGAAGGAATCCTAGAATATATCCATCAAATACCGCCAATTTCTCTAATTATTTAGATACCCTTTCCTGCACTTCTAATTTCTCTCATGCACCACCTCCTTCATATCCTTTTTGCTGGTCTACTTCTCCAAATCTTCCTTCAACTTTCATTGATGAACATCTCAATTTCCCCCTTCCAAATCAAACCCTGGGCTTAAATCTCAATTTTCAAGATTTTAACGACTTAGACACCACTCTTTATCAAAGCAGCAACAACCCATCATTAGTTTACTCATCCTCATCACCATCATCGTTCTCTTCACCTTCTCCTTCACTTTCCATTATCACTCAGGAAATTCCTTCAGTTGGAAAATCACAAGAAGGGCTGCCTCCTGCCGTGTCTGACTCAACTGAAACTTATGGCGGAGGAGGACTGCACCAAGTGATGGATGATGAAGAGATGGCAGAGATCAGATCAATCGGAGAACAACATCAGATGGAATGGAATGATACCATGAACTGGGTCACATCAGCATGGTGGTTCAAGTTCTTGAAGACCATGGAACCTAATCAAGAAGTGAAGACAGAGGATGATAATTACCATCCATTCGATCAAGTGATTGAATTCCCTGCCTGGTTGGATTCAAATGATGAATGTTTACAGCAACAGTTTGATGATTACTGCATCCAAGACTATTAA
- the LOC110610935 gene encoding 3-ketoacyl-CoA synthase 10 has translation MASERDLLSTEIVNRGVESSGPNAGSHTFSVRVRRRLPDFLQSVKLKYVKLGYHYLITHAIYFATVPVLVLVFSAEVSSLNREELWKKLWEDARYDIVSVISFFAVLVFTVSAYLMSRPRSIYLIDFACYRPHDDLKVSKDEFIEMARKTGKYDEATLEFQKKILQSSGIGDETYIPKAVMRQENCATMKEARLEASTVIFGALDELFEQTRVRPKDIGVLVVNCSIFNPTPSLSAMVINHYKMRSNILSYNLGGMGCSAGIIAVDLGRDMLQANPNNYAVVVSTEIVGFNWYNGKERSMIIPNCFFRMGCSAVLLSNRRRDYPRAKYRLEHIVRTHKGADDDSFRSIYQEEDDQKFKGVKLSKQLMEIGGNALKTNITTLGPLVLPFSEQLLFFATLVRRLLLGKKNNGSSTSPSSKPYIPDYKLAFEHFCVHAASKPVLDEIQRNLGLSDKNMEPSRMTLHRFGNTSSSSIWYELAYLEAKEKVKRGDRVWQLAFGSGFKCNSLVWKSMKRVKKPSRSPWLDCIDNLPVASFTG, from the exons ATGGCTAGTGAAAGAGATCTCTTGTCCACAGAGATAGTCAATCGTGGGGTAGAATCCTCAGGTCCCAATGCTGGATCTCACACATTCTCTGTCAGGGTAAGGAGAAGGTTGCCTGACTTTCTTCAATCTGTGAAACTCAAGTACGTCAAGTTGGGCTACCATTATCTTATCACCCATGCCATATACTTTGCCACAGTCCCAGTTTTGGTGCTCGTTTTCAGTGCTGAAGTGAGCAGCCTTAACAGGGAAGAGCTCTGGAAGAAGCTCTGGGAAGATGCTCGCTATGATATTGTCTCTGTGATTTCTTTCTTTGCTGTTTTAGTCTTCACTGTTTCTGCTTACCTCATGTCTCGCCCAAGGTCCATTTATCTCATTGATTTTGCTTGTTATCGTCCTCATGATGATCTCAAG GTGAGCAAAGATGAGTTCATCGAGATGGCAAGAAAGACAGGGAAGTACGATGAGGCAACCTTGGAATTCCAGAAGAAAATTTTACAATCATCAGGAATTGGAGACGAAACTTACATTCCTAAAGCAGTGATGCGACAAGAGAATTGTGCAACTATGAAGGAGGCTCGTTTGGAGGCCTCAACGGTAATATTTGGGGCACTTGATGAGCTCTTTGAGCAGACCAGAGTCCGACCAAAGGACATTGGTGTCCTTGTCGTGAACTGCAGCATTTTTAACCCGACCCCATCTCTCTCTGCCATGGTTATAAATCATTACAAGATGAGAAGTAATATTCTCAGCTATAACCTTGGTGGAATGGGCTGCAGTGCTGGGATTATAGCGGTGGATCTAGGCCGTGACATGTTGCAAGCCAATCCTAACAACTATGCTGTGGTGGTTAGCACGGAGATTGTGGGCTTTAACTGGTATAATGGCAAGGAACGTTCCATGATCATACCCAATTGCTTTTTCAGGATGGGCTGCTCCGCCGTACTATTGTCAAACCGGCGACGCGACTACCCTCGTGCTAAGTATCGCCTTGAACATATCGTTCGAACCCATAAAGGAGCCGATGACGACAGTTTCAG GAGCATTTACCAGGAAGAAGATGACCAAAAATTCAAGGGAGTAAAACTGAGCAAGCAACTCATGGAAATAGGAGGAAATGCCTTGAAAACCAACATCACCACACTAGGACCACTGGTGCTTCCCTTCTCAGAGCAGCTCCTCTTCTTTGCAACCTTGGTTCGGAGGCTCTTACTCGGCAAGAAAAACAATGGTTCTTCAACCTCACCATCCTCAAAGCCCTACATCCCAGATTACAAGCTCGCATTTGAGCACTTCTGCGTGCATGCAGCAAGCAAGCCAGTGCTGGACGAGATACAGAGGAATCTTGGACTGAGTGACAAGAACATGGAGCCATCAAGGATGACACTGCACAGATTTGGGAACACTTCGAGCAGCAGTATATGGTATGAGCTAGCTTATTTGGAAGCTAAGGAGAAGGTGAAGAGAGGAGACAGGGTCTGGCAACTTGCATTTGGGTCTGGGTTCAAGTGCAACAGCCTGGTTTGGAAATCAATGAAACGTGTGAAAAAGCCTTCCAGGAGTCCATGGCTTGATTGCATTGACAATCTTCCTGTAGCTTCATTTACAGGCTAG